In the genome of Poecilia reticulata strain Guanapo linkage group LG16, Guppy_female_1.0+MT, whole genome shotgun sequence, one region contains:
- the LOC103477722 gene encoding CD209 antigen-like protein A gives MAIIGVSVYFVSLEKSDKPELKQLKDNQTFLLDEIYNVTNLNNKISSDFKALAHNFTRCKNKSSQFSIQVQNLTQQQNNLTAENSQVKMKNHDLQTKMKTLTEEIKTCNEQKLSQALQIIDEYCPKEYNVRMCRSCPKQWIHSQSSCYVVHNPERRDQKTWEEARENCRGKRSDLPVVGNEEEKRFVDSNSWKDDEGKMKGFWIGLRAKGGKWKWMDGSDLTNQAWIQRQPATDGQCVTSLQKRKWTSVRCTDRNGWICKKKALSV, from the exons ATGGCCATCATTGGAGTCAGTGTCTACT TTGTATCTCTTGAAAAGAGTGATAAACCTGAGCTGAAACAACTAAAAGACAACCAAACTTTCCTGCTAGATGAAATTTACAACGTGACAAACCTCAATAATAAAATCAGTTCTGATTTCAAAGCCCTGGCTCACAACTTCAcaagatgcaaaaacaaaagttcacaATTCAGTATCCAGGTTCAAAACCtgacacaacaacaaaacaacctgACAGCAGAAAATAGTcaggttaaaatgaaaaaccacGACTTGCAGACAAAGATGAAAACCCtcacagaagaaataaaaacttgtaaTGAGCAGAAACTCAGTCAAGCTCTACAGATCATTGATGAATACTGTCCCAAAGAATACAACG TGAGAATGTGTAGATCTTGTCCGAAACAATGGATTCACTCTCAGTCCAGCTGCTATGTAGTTCATAATCCTGAACGTAGGGATCAGAAAACCTGGGAAGAAGCACGAGAAAACTGCAGAGGAAAGAGATCAGATCTGCCTGTTGTTGgtaatgaagaagaaaag AGGTTTGTTGACAGCAATAGCTGGAAGGATGACGAGGGTAAAATGAAAGGATTCTGGATTGGTCTCAGAGCTAAAGGAGGGAAatggaaatggatggatggaagtgaTCTGACCAATCA AGCCTGGATACAGAGGCAGCCTGCAACTGATGGTCAATGTGTAACTTCTCTCCAGAAGCGAAAATGGACATCAGTGAGATGTACTGACAGGAACGGCTGGATCTGTAAGAAGAAGGCTTTATctgtttaa